DNA from Comamonas serinivorans:
GCTGAGCCACCACCCGCGCCCGGCCATCACTCAGCGGCGCACCACGTCGTCTGAGCCTTTCCGCCTGTCAACAAGCAGTATGCCCTGGTTGCCGTTCAAACATGAACGGCGACCAGGGCATACTGCAACATCCACGCCAGAGAATCAGCGCGGTGCGTCGGGCAGCTCGATCTTGACTTCCAGCACCTCGAAATTGTCCTGGCGGTCCAGGTTGACCTGGATGTCGCGCGGATCGATCTTGATGTACTTGCTGATCACCGCCACCAGGTCACGCTGCAGGGCGGGCAGGTAATCCGGCTCGCCCATGTTCTTGCCCACGCGCTCGTGCGCCAGGATGATCTGCAGGCGCTCCTTGGCCACCGAAGCGGTTTTCTTCTTCTCGCCCAGGAGCAGGGACAACAGGGACATGACTTACCTCCCACCAAACAGGCGTTTGAAGAAGCCGGGCTTTTCGGCGTCGATGAAGCGCAGGGGCTTGTCTGCACCGAGGAACCGGTCGATCACGTCCAGGTAGGCCTCGGACACGTCCGTGCCCTTGAGGTGCACGGCGGGCATGCCCTGGTTGGACGCCTGCAGCACGGCCTCGCTTTCGGGGATCACGCCGATCAGCTCGATGCGCAGGATGTCCTTGATGTCGTCCAGCGACAGCATCTGGCCGTCTTCGACGCGGCTGGGGTTGTAGCGCGTGATCAGCAGGTGTTCCTTGATCGGCTCCTTGCCCTCGATGGCGCGCTTGGTCTTGCTGCCCAGCATGCCCAGGATGCGGTCCGAGTCGCGCACGCTGGAGACTTCCGGGTTGGTCACCACCACGGCCTCGTCGGCGAAGTGCATGGCCATCAGCGCGCCCTGCTCGATGCCGGCCGGCGAGTCGCAGACGATGTACTCGAAGCCCATCTTGTCCAGGTCTTCCAGCACCTTGCCCACGCCCTCCTGCGTCAGCGCGTCCTTGTCGCGCGTCTGGCTGGCCGCCAGCACGAACAGGTTGTCGCACTGCTTGTCCTTGATGAGGGCCTGGGTGAGGTTGGCCTCGCCGTGGATGACGTTGACGAAGTCGTACACCACCCGGCGCTCGCAGCCCATGATCAGGTCCAGGTTGCGCAGGCCCACGTCAAAGTCGATGACGGCGGTTTTGTGGCCCCGCAAGGCCAGGCCGGAGGCGAAGGCGGCGCTGGTGGTGGTCTTGCCCACACCACCTTTGCCCGAGGTCACGACGACGATTTTTGCCATGGTTGGGGTTCCTGATTGAAAAGCGTGATGCCGGGCCTAGCCCAGCTTGATCGGGGTGATGACGAGTTTGTCGCCTTCGGGGCCGGACTCCAGGTGCACCTGGGCCGCACGGCCCTGCACATCGGCCGGCCAGGCCTCGCTGGTGCGGTAGACGCCGCAGATGGAAATCAGCTCGGGCTCCATGCTCATCGCAAAGATGCGGGCATCGGTGCGGCCGCGCGCGCCGGCGATGGCCTTGCCACGCAAGGGCGCATACACGTGGATGTGGCCATCGGCCGCCACCTCGGCGCCGTTGTTCACCATGGCCAGCACCACCAAGTCGGTGCCGCGCGCGTACACCTGCTGGCCCGAGCGCAGCGGCCGGTCGATCACCATGGCGCCCGGCGGCACCTGCACGGCCGGCGGCGGTGGGGCCACGGGCACCGGCGCCGGGGTGGGCGCCACCACGGGCTGGCGG
Protein-coding regions in this window:
- the minE gene encoding cell division topological specificity factor MinE — protein: MSLLSLLLGEKKKTASVAKERLQIILAHERVGKNMGEPDYLPALQRDLVAVISKYIKIDPRDIQVNLDRQDNFEVLEVKIELPDAPR
- the minD gene encoding septum site-determining protein MinD; the encoded protein is MAKIVVVTSGKGGVGKTTTSAAFASGLALRGHKTAVIDFDVGLRNLDLIMGCERRVVYDFVNVIHGEANLTQALIKDKQCDNLFVLAASQTRDKDALTQEGVGKVLEDLDKMGFEYIVCDSPAGIEQGALMAMHFADEAVVVTNPEVSSVRDSDRILGMLGSKTKRAIEGKEPIKEHLLITRYNPSRVEDGQMLSLDDIKDILRIELIGVIPESEAVLQASNQGMPAVHLKGTDVSEAYLDVIDRFLGADKPLRFIDAEKPGFFKRLFGGR
- the minC gene encoding septum site-determining protein MinC; translation: MSTGQHSNLYEIKSANLPLVALLMRTTDLDAMLRALEKQFAEQPDFFDQDPVLIDLTGLPPELWDHPIDFVRLVRALQGLRMLPVAVRGGSLQHQQDAFEAGLVPTHESVLARQPVVAPTPAPVPVAPPPPAVQVPPGAMVIDRPLRSGQQVYARGTDLVVLAMVNNGAEVAADGHIHVYAPLRGKAIAGARGRTDARIFAMSMEPELISICGVYRTSEAWPADVQGRAAQVHLESGPEGDKLVITPIKLG